ATAAACAGGTTCAGTCAGCCTATAAAGTAGCTGCACGACTGGCGAGCTAGGATCAGGCTTGACCCAGCTAATGAGAGCCGCTGCGATGACGATCCACGTATAGACCGTGATGATAAGGTGCAAAATGTTTGCGACCGCTGAAAATAGGGTGGAAAGTATCATTTTTGCTCCTAGATTAAAATTTTTGCTAGATCATCTTTAATGAGCGGATAGAGCTCGCTTAGCTCAGGGCCGTGAAGGTCGTTTGTAAGTAGCGCACGTAGCGGCATGAAAAAGTTTTTGCCTTTTAAATTTGTAGCGCTCATAAGCTCTTTTTTAAACTCATCAAATGTTTCGCACGGTTTTAAATTTAGAGCTGCTTTTTTTATGATCTCAAATTCGTTTTTATACTCATCTGGAGCTATTTTCGGTGAGTATATAGCCTCTACTTTTGCCTTTATCTCAGGTACTAGTGAGCTTTCTTGAGTGTAAAATTTAACTAGCTCAACCTTGCTCTCATCTACGCCAAAGATCTCTTTTATGCGCTCTTTTGAAGCAAGCTTGATGTGTTCTCTATTTATCTGCTCAAGCTTTTTCACGTCAAATCTAGCAGGTGAGCGTGAAATTTTGGTTATATCAAACCACTTTACTGCATCTTCTATCGTAAAAATTTCAGTTGGAGTTTTGTTGCCAAGAAGTATCAAGTAGTTTGCGATCGCCTCAGGTAAAAATCCCTGCTCAAAGAGCCATTTTACGCTTGATTCGTTCTCGCGTTTGCTCATTTTTTTACCCTCTATATTTAAAAGGATAGGTAAATGTGCGTAGTTCATCTTGCCAGTGTAGCCAAGGCCCTCGCGTATGAGGTCTTGCTTTGGAGTGTTGCTCACGTGATCCTCGCCGCGTATGACAAAGGTCACGCCCTCAAGCATATCATCAACCGCGCAGGCGAAGTTGTAAGTCGGAGTTTTGTCTGCTCTCATGATGACAAAGCTATCAACTGCGTCTGGCTCGAAGCTTAGCTCGCCTTTGATCGCATCTGTAAAGCTCATCGTGCGTGTTGGTTTTTTCATGCGGATGACAAATGGCTTCTCGCAGTTTAAAACTTCAGCGTCGCTTAGCCTCTCGCAGGTGCCGTCATATCTATATGCCACGCCTTGCTCTTTTGCTTTTTGCTTTTTTGCCTCAAGCTCTTCTTCGGTGCAAAAGCAAGCAAAGGCCTTTTTATCGATGAGAAGCTTTGATGCAAGCTGTCTGTGGAATTTTAAATTTTCACTTTGGATGTAAATTTGCTCTGGTTTTATGCCAAATTTGCTCAAAATTTCTAAGATATCTTTCTCTTTTCCCTCGATATTTCGCTCTTTGTCGGTATCTTCTATGCGTAAAATAAAACCACTTTTATCTTGCAAAGAACAAATATAGTTGAAAATAGCAGCACGTAAATTTCCTATGTGCATATCTCCTGTTGGAGAGGGTGCAAAACGATACATAAGCTCATTCCTTACGTTAAATTTGAAGTTTGGATTATAACACTAGCTTGATAAATTTAAAGTTATGTAATTTTAAATTTTTAGGCTAGGCAAAGCATATTTTTTATAAAATCCGCACGAAAATTTAACTATCTACAG
This genomic stretch from Campylobacter concisus harbors:
- a CDS encoding YggT family protein is translated as MILSTLFSAVANILHLIITVYTWIVIAAALISWVKPDPSSPVVQLLYRLTEPVYSFIRRYIKTEFNGIDFAPLIVLLALQLIDQFLIRLLFVFAASL
- the gltX gene encoding glutamate--tRNA ligase, whose protein sequence is MYRFAPSPTGDMHIGNLRAAIFNYICSLQDKSGFILRIEDTDKERNIEGKEKDILEILSKFGIKPEQIYIQSENLKFHRQLASKLLIDKKAFACFCTEEELEAKKQKAKEQGVAYRYDGTCERLSDAEVLNCEKPFVIRMKKPTRTMSFTDAIKGELSFEPDAVDSFVIMRADKTPTYNFACAVDDMLEGVTFVIRGEDHVSNTPKQDLIREGLGYTGKMNYAHLPILLNIEGKKMSKRENESSVKWLFEQGFLPEAIANYLILLGNKTPTEIFTIEDAVKWFDITKISRSPARFDVKKLEQINREHIKLASKERIKEIFGVDESKVELVKFYTQESSLVPEIKAKVEAIYSPKIAPDEYKNEFEIIKKAALNLKPCETFDEFKKELMSATNLKGKNFFMPLRALLTNDLHGPELSELYPLIKDDLAKILI